In Thermobaculum terrenum ATCC BAA-798, the DNA window CTCTCCTGGCTCTCGACAAGGATAACAACCTGGTGGCAAATGCTGCGGAGAGCATGACCGTTTCTCCTGATGGCAAGACCTACACGTTCAAGATTCGTTCGGGCATGACCTATTCCGATGGCAAGCCTGTAACTGCTGAGAACTATGCTTATGCCATCAAGAGGGCATGCGACCCCAATGTAAACGGTAAGTACTCTTCGATCCTGTACGCCATACAGGGCTGCCAGGCCTGGCGCGAGGCAGATCTGGAGAAGGACAAGGCTAAGCTGCCACAACTCAAGGCCGTAGTAGACAAGGCTGTGACCGCGACTGATGACCAGACCCTGGTTATCAAGCTGACACAGCCCGCTGGTTACTTCCCGTACGTGATGGCTACATGGGTTACCTATCCATCCCGCCAGGATCTGGTAGAGGCCGGTGGTACTAACTGGTGGAAGGATCCCAAGTACTTCATCGGTAATGGCCCATTCAAGATGGTCAGCTACAACCCACAGCAGGGTGTAGTGTTCGAGCGCAACGACAACTACTTCCGTGGTAAGCCGGGCGTTGCCAAGCTCGTCTTCAAGGTCATCAACGATCCTCAGGTTGGTTTCCTGGCTTACCAGAGGGGTGAGCTGGATGCAGTAGGTATCTCTTCTGACCAGCTACCTCAGATCAAGGGTGATCTCCAGAAGCAGTTGGTAAGGCAGGTTGATGCAGCGACCTTCTACATCGGCTTCAACTTGGAGAAGAAGCCATTTGATAACCAGAAGGTTCGCCAGGCTATAGCCTATGCTCTCAACCGCGAGCAGTACATACGACAGATCAACGGTGGTGTAGGTAAGCCCGCTGGCACCTTCATCCCGCCTGGAATTCCAGGTCACCAGGATGAGGTTCAGCAGACCTATGATCCTGAGAAGGCCAGGCAGCTGCTTGCCGAGGCTGGTTATCCCAATGGTAGAGGATTCCCACCGCAGAAGCTGTACTACGATGCTGAGGACAGTGCTGCCAAGAAGAGAGCTATCTTCATACAGCAGAACCTGAAGCAGGTCCTCAACATAGACATCGTAGCTACTCCGTTGGAGTCCACGACCCTGCAATCTATGCTGAACGACAGGTCCAAGAACCCACCAATCTATAGATTGGGATGGATTCAGGACTATCCACACCCACAGGACTGGGATTCCCTGGTGTTTGGCAACAACAGCCCGCTGGCTCCTAACGGTTGGAACGATCCAGAGTTCAACGCTCTGGTGAACAAGGCTGACAAACTGCCAATCGATCAGGCTATACCTCTGTATCAGCAAGCGGAGAAGATCCTGGTTGAAAAGGCTCCAGTCGCTTTCCAGTTCCACTCCGAGTCGCTGGTGCTGATCAAGCCAAATGTCAAGGGTGTGTCCCATCACCTGAGCGATCCTCTTGGCCTGATCTACGAGTCTGACAAGATCTACAAGACCAAGTAGGGTTGCCTAGGTAGCACAACTAGAGGGGGGTTGCCACAAGGTGGCGGCCCCCTCTGTTTATTTGGTCAAATTCTGGACATAACCGGTAAAATGATGTAAAACCTTCAAGCAGATAAAGTTCTTATAGTAGAGGGGATAAGGTGCTTAGGTTTATAGTCAACAGGCTTTTATGGATGATTCCAGTACTGTGGCTTGTGGGGACTGTAACTTTCTTCCTGATGCATGCTGCTCCTGGCAGCCCTTGGGATGTTCGAGTGGGAGGAAAAAATATCAGCCCTGAGCTGGAGAAATCCTTCAACAGGAAGTATGGTCTTGACAAGCCTCTAGTAGTGCAATACCTGATCTACTGGCGCAACGTGCTCAAGCTGGATTTCGGGCAATCCTACTCTAATGAGTCGCAGACTGTCGTACAGCGTATAATGGCAGGCTTCCCGTATTCCGCTCGAATAGGTCTGTACGCTTGGGTTATGGCGCTTGTGTTAGGGATATCTCTAGGAATAATAGCTGCGCTCAAACAGAACACCTGGATCGACTATGTGAGTCTGTTCTTCGCTACTGTGGGCTATACTATCCCCAGCTTTGTGTTAGGTATATTTCTACTAATCATCTTTGCTGTGAAGCTGGGATGGGTGCCTGTGCTGTTTGCGGGCTGGAAGAGCTACATACTACCTAGCGTAGCTCTAGGACTAAGCACCGCAGCTTTCATAGCTAGGCTCACAAGAGCGAGCGTCCTGGAGATAATACGGCAGGACTATATACGTACGGCTAGAGCTAAGGGGCTACCGCCGCGCATAATAAACCTCAGGCACATAGTTCGCAACGCCCTAATTCCGGTGGTAACGATCTCTGGACCTGCCCTGGCATCTCTTATAACTGGAACGATTATCATAGAGAACGTCTTCAATGTGCCCGGGATGGGTTATCTATTTATCCAAAGCATCTCTGCACGGGATTATCCAGTGATAATGGGCACCACTTTGTTCTATACCTTCTTCATAGTAATAGGCAACCTGCTAGTGGACCTTACATATGGCTTGGTAGATCCGCGCATCAAGACTAGCTAAGAAGGAGGCAAGAGTAAATCCAATGGCAGAGGCAGCAGATCAGATCACGGCATTAAGAGAGGCCAGCGCTGTACGCCCTAGGGGACTTTGGGTGGATGCCTGGAGAAGACTCAAACGTAACAAGATGGCTATAGCAGGCGCAATATACATCTTGATAATGGCGCTTATTGCCATATTTGCTGATGTTCTGGCGCCCCACAACCCCAACGCTATAGACCCGACCGCGGCTCCAAACACCCCACCATTCTGGGTAGCGGGTCATAATCCTCAGTATTTACTAGGCACTGACTCCCTCGCTCGGGATGAGCTTAGCAGGCTGATCTACGGAGCTCGAGTCAGCCTGATAGTTGGTTTTGTCCCGGTCTTTATAGTTACTGCTATAGGCGTAACAGTAGGAATGACCTCAGGTTGGCTAGGAGGCCGCGCGGATAACATCATAATGAGAATAGTGGATGTAGTGTATGCATTCCCTGCACTCCTGTTCTACATAGTTGTCCAATCTGCTTTCAGGGATTCTAAGATCGGAGATATATTTGGTGGGTTGCTACTACTGTTCATAGCCTTTGCTATCACGGACTGGGTGAGCATGGCGAGATTGGTTAGAGGAGAAGTCCTGAGGCTGAAGAACAGAGAGTTCGTGGAGGCAGCCAAAGCTCTGGGAGTACCCACGCGAAGAATACTCATAAGACATATACTGCCCAACAGCTTGGCACCGATCATTGTTTCGATAGCCTTTGGAGTACCATCATACATACTTGCCGAGTCTTCCCTTAGCTACCTGGGATTGGGCGTCAAACCGCAAACACCTACCTGGGGCAGCATGGTGTACGATAGCTTCCCGCAGGTGACTTATGCTCCCGAGTTCGTGCTGATGCCCTCGATCCTGATAGCCCTCATAATGCTTGCCTTTACCTTCTTGGGTGATGGTCTGAGGGATGCCCTTGACCCCTACATGGGCAAGTAATTAGCCATACGGCCTAGCAAAGCTCTATTATAGAGGTAAGCCGCAGCCGAGGGTTCACAAAGCCCTCGGCTGTGTATTGTGAGTCGGATTTGCCGACTGTATGCTCTCATAATCTCACTTTCGGAGGGGATTGGTGTGTCCGAGGGGGTAGTGTCCGGTGCTGCTTACAAGGCGGGCGAGCTGGAGCGCGAGAGGTTCACAAGGCTCAACTTCAGGCACAACTTTCTGATAATGCTTGCAGACTCGATCTCCTTTCAGCTTGCTACCAGCCTAATGTCTCAAGTCACGATACTGCCTCTGTTCGTGAGAGAGATAACTGATTCTACCTTGGCAGTGGGACTGATAACTGCCATAGCGAGTCTCGGGACGCTGTTGCCAGCAATATTTGTCGCTGGCTATATAGAGCAGAAGGCCATCCAGAAGTGGTATCTGTTCATTGTTGCCTTAATAGAGAGGTTCCCCATACTGGCACTGTCCATACTCACGCCGCTTTTAGGCCGGAGCAACCCTGATCTTCTTCTATGGGTATTCTTTGGTGCATGGACAATGCATAACCTTGCAATGGGTTTGAACATGCCCTCGTACTTTAACCTCTTCTCGAAGGTCATACCACCCAACAGGAGGGGCATCACCTGGGGGCTTGGGGGTACCATAGGTGGGCTACTGGCGATATTGGGAAGCTCTCTCTCTGGAGTTCTCCTGGAGAGGTATGGTTTTCCGGATGCTTTTGCTCTGATCTTCTTCATAGCGTTCGTGATACTCTTCGTAGGCATATTAGGCTTTCCATTCACTCGAGAGCTCCCGTCGGAAGATGTGACGAGGCATCGATCTATCCTGGAGTATCTAAGGAGGGCTCCCAAGCTGCTGCTCGAGGACAGGGAGTTTGGCTTATTTGTTGGGGCACAGGCGATCTACACCTTGGCATTCATGGCCTCAGCGTTCTACACCGCATATGCTATAGATAGGTTTGGGGCTTCTCCCCAGCAGGTAGCTCTATTTACAACTATCCTGATGGGTTCGAACACTGTAGCCAACTTACTCTATGGCACCTTGGCCGACAGGCGAGGTAACAAAATAGTCCTCCAGGTGGCTATGTCTTCCGGGGTGATCGCACCGCTTATCGCGGCTATGGCACCATCTATAGAGTGGTTCTATATAGTGTTCGCCCTCAATGGACTAATGATAGTAGGATCCAATATGGGCAGCTCCAACATGCCGCTAGAATTTGCACCCCCAGGACAGGTGCCTACTTACAGCTCCATCAACATGGCTATCACTGCACCTCTGCGGAGCTTAGTGCCGATCCTGGGAGGTGTGATAGCAGGATACGGCTATGTAATCATCTTCGTGATCGCGATGATGGCAGCGTTATTGGCGCTCCTGGTCACATCTATGCTGGTTAGAGACCCAAGGTTTACCAGGAGTACGAAACTATAAGAACAGGAGGGCGGATATGACGGATGGTCGGTTCAGGATAGAAAGAGACTCCATGGGTGAGGTCAGGGTTCCAGCTGATGCTTACTATGGTGCGCAGACTCAGAGAGCGGTTGAGAACTTCCCGATAAGCGACCTGCGATTTCCGAGGAGATTTATCAAAGCTCTTGGACAGATCAAGATGGCTGCTGCCGAGGTGAACGCAGATCTTGGGCTGCTTGATCCTGAGATAGCAAGGGCAATAGTGCAGGCGGCTCAAGAGGTTATCGAGGGTAAGATGGACTCCCAGTTCGTGGTCGATATCTTTCAGACTGGTTCTGGGACTTCGACCAACATGAACGCTAATGAGGTGATTGCCAACCGGGCTATAGAGTTACTGGGAGGTGAGATTGGGACAAAGTCCCCAGTGCATCCCAATGATCACGTAAACTTGGGGCAAAGCTCCAATGATGTTATCCCCACAGCCATTCATGTTTCTACGCTGTCAGCCATACAGGAGGATCTGGAGCCGGCACTGAGTGAGCTGTTAGCAGCTCTACGGGAGAAATCTGTGGAGTTCATGCCTATCATCAAGACCGGCAGGACGCATCTGCAGGATGCTACTCCCATCCGTCTGGGCCAGGAGTTTGAAGGATACGCTGGCCAGGTGGAGAGGGCATTGCAGCGCCTATCCTATGCCAAGGCCGAGCTCTCTGAGGTGGCGCTTGGTGGTACAGCAGTGGGCACAGGAATAAACACTCATCCAGAGTTCGCACGCAGGGTGTGCGAAAAGCTCTCGCAGCTGAACGGCTTTGAGATCAGGGAAACGACGAACCACTTTCAGGCGCAGAGTTCGCTGGATGCCTGTGTGCTCACCAGCGGCGTACTCAAGACGATAGCCGTGAGCCTTATGAAGATCGCCAACGACATCAGGTGGTTGGGATCGGGCCCTAGGGCCGGGATCGGTGAACTGGAGCTACCCGAGGTTCAGCCTGGCAGTTCTATAATGCCGGGGAAAGTGAATCCGGTGATAGCTGAGAGCCTGCTCATGGTGTGTGCACAGGTGATAGGTAGTGATGCTGTTGTGGCCACTGGCGGTCAGTGGGGCAACTTCGAGCTGAACACCATGATGCCTGTGGTAGCCTACAACCTACTACAATCGGTAGAGATAATGGCTTCTGCCTCCAGCAACTTTGCGAGGAAGTGTGTCAGGGGGCTGAGAGCGACGGAGAGAGGCCCTCAGCTGGTGGAGCAAGGGCTGGCTATATGCACAGCCCTTGCTCCTGAGATAGGTTACGATGCTGCTGCCAAGATAGCGCAGGAAGCACATCGGACAGGCAGGACTATACGTGAGGTGGCTAGGGAGAGGACACAGCTTTCAGACGAAGAGCTGGACCGGATACTCAACCCAGAGGTCATGACCGAGCCTGGCAGGAACATAGGTCCAGCTGGTGGTTAGGCGGGGCTGAGACTCCTACCTAACTACTACGGCCGGTAGATGTACATTAGCCTTGGGGTGATGTCGTAACCGGCGGATCTGAGGATCTTCATAGCGTCGGGCTCGGTCGACATCTGTAGCCTGCTACTAAGTAGTGAGAGCAGGGACACCGAGTGGCGGTACCTTACTACCTGGGCATTCTTTATACCTGCAAGCTGTTCCGCTACCTGTACAGCCTTATCCAGATTTCCAAGCTCATCTACCAGCCCCAGCTGTTTGGCCTGTTGCCCGGAATAGACACGACCATCAGCAAGTTGTCTGACCCTGGATGTCGGCATCTTGCGGCCTTGGGCGATGACGTTAACGAATTGGTTGTAGGCCTCGTCGACCAGCTGCTGCAGGATCTGTCTCTCTTCTTTGGTCGGGTCCCGAAACGGGTTGCCTATATCTTTGAACTCTCCGCTACGGATCACTACCTGGCTTATGCCTACCTTATCAGCAGCCTTGGAGAAGTTCATGTATTCCATGATCACCCCCAAAGACCCTGTGAGGGTCATGGGGTTGGCAACTATCTTATCCGCGGCCATCGAGATGTAGTATGCCCCCGAGGCGGCTGTGCTGACCATACGCACCACCACGGGCTTACGTGTTCTCTGCTTGAAGTCCAGGATCTCCCTATACATCTCATCGCTAGCTACGACCTCTCCGCCGGGAGAGTCCACCTCAAGGATAATGGCCTTGACCTTGGAGTCGTTTTCGGCCTGATCGAGCATAGCTTTCAGAGATTCAGGTGTAGCAGCAGAGGTGGTGAAACCTCCGGCACTCTCTTGTATAGTCCCTGTTACAGGGATTATGGCTATCTTCCATTCACCGCTACCTTGGACTGCCTCCTCATGTATGGATTCTGCCGTGCTCTCCACGGATCTACCCATTAGTACTGCCAGAGCCACACACGCCACGCATGCTACCACCAGTGCAGATAGGAACACAACTATAGGTATCCATGATCTCTTCCTGGGTTGAGGTTGAGGTTGAGTCTGATGTTGTGGTTGTGCAGGTGTCTCCAATAGGGTCTCCTCTTATGAGCTTACTCTTGTAGTTATGACCAGACTTAGTATTATAGCTGCCACGAACATAAGTATAAAAAATACGCCCAGACAACCCAGGCAAGATAACCCGCAGGAGGCCGTGCTCTTCCTTGGATCCAGCTGATGTACGTGCCTGATGCCCGTAACTGCCAGCCACGCCATCCACATGAATTGCCCTATCAACAGACTGAAGGACAGTGAGCCCAGGAATGCCGCCGCTGGACTATCTGGGGATGTAGTGGATGCGGCTGCTGCCAGGACTGAGCCTGCTACCAGACCCACGATCAGCGGAAGTTGGGATACGCCCGAGACCACTAGCATGGATGACAGCCTGCCCGTGCCACCGAACACTCTGCCAGTAAGGTACATGAGTACACCAAGCACCAGCCAAGTTATAAAAGGGTAAGTAGCAGCTGCTACGGGCGTTAGCACTTTCATTGCTTGCTGGGTGGCCTGGAGGACGTCACGCGGCACGTCAGGGAAATACTGTTGCTCCAGCTGTAGAACGCCACTGTTGAGATTGATCAGGGTAGTAATAAGGTTAAGGAACGCCAGCAGTGATACAGTACCTACCGCCCATCGGGTGCCGCCAGCTTTTAGCAGTCGCGGGAATTCTTCATTTGGGGCCCAAAGGATTCGCAGGGTTTCCATTAGCTGCCTCCGGGATCCTGCTCCGCCAGTGCCTGTATGACCTTGGGCAGGGATACGTCGTATCTGTAGCTGGTGTTGGAGTGGTTGTCGTCGAACTCTTCGTACTCATAGGGCACTCCAAGCTCTTCCAGTCTGGATGTAAGGATTCTGGCCCCGAAATGAAGGTTGTACTGATCTCTGAAGCCGCAGTCCAAGAAGAGTAGCTTGAGTGATCTAAGCGAGTCAGCATAGCGGTCTACCATGTATATAGGGTCATTCTCCAGCCATCTCTGCCAGACGTCATCTCTTATCTGGCAGGTTCTCAGGTCAAAGGGGAAGTCTATCCCCAGAGGTTTATTGGGATCAGGCGAGTAGGCGGCAGCCATAGCCAGTATGTTCACGGCCTCGAAGTCGCTGCCAGACTTCTTGGGCTTGTCGTTGAATTGTTGCCACCAGACCTCGAGTCCTCCTGCCCGCTCGATGGCGCTCACGAACTTCGGGAAATCCGGCTTGTAACACAGTTCGAAGTACATGTCCCCGCTGTGACAGGCGACCGCTGAGAAGATATCAGGATGTCTCATTCCCAGCACCAGGGCGCCATATCCCCCACTGCTCTTCCCCATGATCCCTCTATGGTCACGACCTGGCAGAGTATTGAAGCTACTATCTACCAAGGGCACAACCTCAGTTATGAGGTGGTCTTCGTACATACCGGTTGCAGTGGAGTTTATGTACTGACTACCCCCGAAGGATGTGAAGCAGTCGGGCATAACAAGTATAGCAGGGGGTACCCCCTGAGATATGAGTCTGTCCATACGCTCGGCAATGTTGGGCTGCCAGGGCTGAAAGTTCAGGAAGGATCTGCCGGTGCCTGAGAACCCCGCGAGCATGTATACCACAGGATAGCCCCGAGAGGACTCGCTGTAGTCAGGTGGTAAATACACTAGCAGCTCACGCTCCCAAGGGTCACCCAGGGGATTGGTCTTCAGCACCTCGCTCTGTATTGTGATCGACTCAACTCTTCCTCTCTTCATCCTCAGCTCCTATGAGTCCAATATCTACAGGCATTTTCTCAGAAGCAGGATACCACACTAAGAGCGTAAATCTTTGAGAGCCATGTAGTAAGTAAGTATGAAGAAATCGGCGCTTGAGCAGACATCCATGATGCATATCTGCCGCTATCAGTCTTGCGCTAGCCCTCCATCAGGGCACTATTGTTCCTTGCCTTGTCCTCCTGTAGAGAGTCATAGACTACCTGCTCCTGGCATCTTACGCCAAGAGTGCTTTCGCGAGCGATCAGTCTAAAGTCTACCTGTTCTTCTCTGGGAGGAGTTGTAGTGCCTTCTTCCATGCGAGATATCAGCATGGACATCGCGATGCGTGCGATCTGTTCCTTATTGGGAGATATACTGGTGAGTGTAGGGTTGCTGTAGCTAGCCTCCTCTATGTCATCGAAGCCTACTACCGCGACGTCCTCGGGTACCCTCAGCCCAAAGTTTATAAGGGTCCTTATGGCACCCAGTGCGAGTAGATCATTGAAGCAGAACACCGCATCCGGCGGGTCCTTGAGTTCCAGCAGCTTTCTCATGGCCTCGGCGCCCTCATGCCTATGATAAACTGGCGCCCTGGCTATAAGGTCCTGGTCGATCCCTATACCTGCCTCTTGCAGGGCTTCATAGTATCCTCTGAGTCGCAGGTGTCCGGTCTGTACGACGACCCCAGGCTGTGCACCGATCGCTGCGATACGCCTTCGACCGAGATCCAACAGGTGTCGTACAGCCACGCGCGCGGCCTTGACGTTGTCTATGCCTACGTGGTCCAGTATGCCGTCGGTGGCCCCCTCGCCGAGCAGAACTAGGGGAGTATCGTCCCTTCGCTCCAGCAGATCCTCCTTCCCCGTCTCTATAGGGCTAAAGATAATGCCATCTACCATCTGAGGGCGTATGCCTGCCAGTACGAGCTTTTCTCTGTCCCTTGCGCCACCTGTTTGATCGATAAGCACCGTGTATCCTCGCTCTCCGGCAACCTTGATGACCAAGCGTGCTAGCTCTGAGAAGTAGGGGAAGTCGATCTCCGGTACGGCAAGAGCGATAAGCCCCGACTTACCATTACGCAGGTTCCTGGCAGACAGGTTGGGCCGATAATTGAGCTCCTCGAGGGCGCGCTGCACACGCATCCTGGTCTCCTCGGTCACATGGGGATAGTTATTGACTACGTTGGACACGGTCTTGACCGACACTCCAGCAAGCTTGGCCACGTCCCTTAGGCTTGCACCCTGGAACCTTCTGGCCTTCCCGAGCTTATTCTGCTTATCGTCTATCTGATCTGATCGAGGCATAGAGCAAATCTCCCAGGCAACATTATACATATTGCGGATTCCGGGATGGATTGCCCCCACCCCCAGCCCATTCCCACAGGGAGAGGGAGTCTTTGTACCCTATGCTCTCGGGGATTTACCCACCGCCGGGTGAAGTACCCTCTTGAAAAATAGGTGCTTCAGACACCACATCCCTGCCATAGGGGCAAGTGGGTGAGTGGGCAGCTCCCAAAGGTCGCACTCTTTCTCTTGACAATGATTTAGGTCTTTTGTAGTATTTCGACAAATAGTTTACAACGTTGTAAAAACAAGATATCTACGTGTTAGCAGGAGGAGGTGGTAGCTCGAAGGGTTTTGTCCTGGCTTTCATGTCTGGGTTCTTCCCAAAGGCTTCTTCATGGCACAAACCCTTTATTCTTGAATTTCACTCAGGAGGCTATCAAGAGATGAGCGAGGAGAGGCAGGAAAGATCTAGCAGTTTGCTTACAAGAAGGCAGGCGCTCAAGGCAATAGGTATGGGAGCCGTGGGGATTGCCCTGGCGGCATGTGGTGGCGGGGCTGGCTCCACGCCGACAGCTCCCGTTGGTGGTCAGGTAAGTACCCCTACCAGTAGTCCTCAACCATCGCCGACCACCGCACCTTCGCCGAGCGCTTCGCCCGGTGGGAAGCCGACCGTGGCCCCAACTCCCCTTCCTCCTACGCCTGTCGTGCAGGAAATAGGAAGGGGGACTGAGAAAGTTATCTTCTGGCATGGTCTTGGCGGTGCAGATGGGGAGACTATGCAGGTCCTGCTGCAGAAGTACACCAAAGAGAAAGGAATCGCTGTTAGGTCTGAGACCTACGACTGGGGCCTGTTCTACCAGAAGCTTCCGACCTCTATAATTGCGGGCACACCACCTGACATGGCGATCATGCACGAATGGGCCATGGCCCAGTTTGGTACGCAGGGGGTGCTGCAATCGGCCGATGACCTATTCTTCAACGCTGGTATTCTAGATAAGAGCGACTACAACGAGGAGATTCTGAAGAAGATCACTATAGATGGTGTTGCCTATGGTGTTCCCTGGGACAACCACGGCTGGGGACTCTGGTACAACACGAAGCTTATAAAGGATGCCGGCTTGGATCCGAACAAGCTTCCTAAGAACGGGCAGGAGTACCTGGAGTGGTGCTATAAGCTCACTACTGATGAAAACGGCAAGCATCCGGATGAGAACGGGTTCAACCCCAAGAAAGTTGCCGTGTACGCAACGCACCCTTCCTGGCTGAGGCCCACACTGCTGTCCACGATCTGGCAGTTCGGTGGAGAGGTGTTTGACCCTGTGAAGAAGAAGGCTTCGTTGGATAGCGAGAACTGCATCAAGGCTGTCCAGTACTGGGTTGACCTGGTCCACGAGCATAGGGTAGCTGCTCCCACAGGCGCTGGCACTACATCGCCAGCCGACCTGTATGCCAATAACAGGCTTGTTCTGATGTGGGAGGGCAGCTGGATGCTAAACTTCTTCAAGGATAGGCCTAAGCTTCTGCCACCTGTTACCAAGGCTGCATCCTTGCCCTCTCTGTCCGATGGCACTCAGGCTGCCTGGATGAGCGCTCACATATTCGTAATCCCCAATGGTATAGAGGGTGATCGTCTTGAGAGAGCTAAAAACCTGATCAAGTGGTTGGAGGATCACAACGCTGAGTGGGCAGACTCCGGTCAGGTGCCTGCCAAATTGTCTGTACAGAACAGCGGTATTATCCAGAAGCTCTGGTCTGTGAGTGCTTTCGCCAAGGAGTTCCAGACTATCGGACGCACTGAACCACAGCATGTGGCCATAACCGAGATACAGGCCCAGTATGAACCAGCGTTTGATGCTGCATTGAATAAGGTGATGTCGGTCAAGGATGCCTTGACTCAGGCCAATCGCAGGATTCAGGATATTTTGGATCGCTACTAGTTTGGTCTTGACTTTGGGCAGGAGAGGGGCCTTCGGGCCCTTCTCCTGGCGTCAGGAGGTCTGCATATGAACACCACTCGCTTAGGAGATATTACAGCAGCCAGGGTAAGCTCCAGATCCCGAATGAGGACCCTGCGCAAGCAGCTTCCCAATTATCTTTTTATATTGCCCTTTCTGTTTTTCTTTACGGTCTTTACGGCCTGGCCCATACTGCAGGGAATAAGGATGAGCTTGTATGACTGGCGCGTGCTTGCAAAGACTCAAAGATTTGTTGGTCTGAAGAACTATCAATCCCTGATGCGAGATGATCAGTGGTGGGAAACTCTTGGCCATACGCTCTATTTCACGGTGCTGACCGTGGCCCTGATGGTAGTGGTCTCCCTGCTTACCGCAGCCGCCCTCAAGCGTAACATTCCGGGCAGGGAGTTCTTCAGGGTGCTCTTCTACACTCCA includes these proteins:
- a CDS encoding alpha/beta hydrolase, encoding MKRGRVESITIQSEVLKTNPLGDPWERELLVYLPPDYSESSRGYPVVYMLAGFSGTGRSFLNFQPWQPNIAERMDRLISQGVPPAILVMPDCFTSFGGSQYINSTATGMYEDHLITEVVPLVDSSFNTLPGRDHRGIMGKSSGGYGALVLGMRHPDIFSAVACHSGDMYFELCYKPDFPKFVSAIERAGGLEVWWQQFNDKPKKSGSDFEAVNILAMAAAYSPDPNKPLGIDFPFDLRTCQIRDDVWQRWLENDPIYMVDRYADSLRSLKLLFLDCGFRDQYNLHFGARILTSRLEELGVPYEYEEFDDNHSNTSYRYDVSLPKVIQALAEQDPGGS
- a CDS encoding LacI family DNA-binding transcriptional regulator; amino-acid sequence: MPRSDQIDDKQNKLGKARRFQGASLRDVAKLAGVSVKTVSNVVNNYPHVTEETRMRVQRALEELNYRPNLSARNLRNGKSGLIALAVPEIDFPYFSELARLVIKVAGERGYTVLIDQTGGARDREKLVLAGIRPQMVDGIIFSPIETGKEDLLERRDDTPLVLLGEGATDGILDHVGIDNVKAARVAVRHLLDLGRRRIAAIGAQPGVVVQTGHLRLRGYYEALQEAGIGIDQDLIARAPVYHRHEGAEAMRKLLELKDPPDAVFCFNDLLALGAIRTLINFGLRVPEDVAVVGFDDIEEASYSNPTLTSISPNKEQIARIAMSMLISRMEEGTTTPPREEQVDFRLIARESTLGVRCQEQVVYDSLQEDKARNNSALMEG
- a CDS encoding extracellular solute-binding protein, with product MSEERQERSSSLLTRRQALKAIGMGAVGIALAACGGGAGSTPTAPVGGQVSTPTSSPQPSPTTAPSPSASPGGKPTVAPTPLPPTPVVQEIGRGTEKVIFWHGLGGADGETMQVLLQKYTKEKGIAVRSETYDWGLFYQKLPTSIIAGTPPDMAIMHEWAMAQFGTQGVLQSADDLFFNAGILDKSDYNEEILKKITIDGVAYGVPWDNHGWGLWYNTKLIKDAGLDPNKLPKNGQEYLEWCYKLTTDENGKHPDENGFNPKKVAVYATHPSWLRPTLLSTIWQFGGEVFDPVKKKASLDSENCIKAVQYWVDLVHEHRVAAPTGAGTTSPADLYANNRLVLMWEGSWMLNFFKDRPKLLPPVTKAASLPSLSDGTQAAWMSAHIFVIPNGIEGDRLERAKNLIKWLEDHNAEWADSGQVPAKLSVQNSGIIQKLWSVSAFAKEFQTIGRTEPQHVAITEIQAQYEPAFDAALNKVMSVKDALTQANRRIQDILDRY